Proteins from a single region of Leptolyngbya sp. 'hensonii':
- a CDS encoding ABC transporter permease, translating into MHPGSTLQKSLLKNLAADVLTIFWGDWLDLRVRLVQVVSSGLVSPLIYILAFGLGLGSSIRPGAGIDSSYGSYLEFMLPGMVALSSMVISFGGTTFSICGDRLFSKTFEELLLVPVHPLGLFLGKMLAGVVRGLLTAASVLLVAILATGKLWSFLNPLFLLLLVLNCAVFAGLGVIVGLKVKSLESVGIFNNFLIVPMSFLGATFFDPAQLPLGLKPLVYLLPLTYTSIGLRAAAYQPLAQFPWYSIPVLLTVAIILSALGARLFAQQQD; encoded by the coding sequence ATGCATCCCGGTTCCACCCTGCAAAAGTCGCTCTTGAAAAACCTGGCAGCCGATGTCCTGACCATCTTTTGGGGGGATTGGCTTGATCTGCGAGTCCGTCTGGTTCAGGTGGTGTCCTCCGGGCTGGTGTCGCCCCTAATTTACATTCTGGCTTTTGGTTTGGGGCTGGGCAGCTCCATTCGACCCGGTGCAGGGATTGATAGCAGTTATGGCAGTTATCTGGAGTTTATGCTGCCGGGAATGGTAGCCCTCTCCTCTATGGTGATTAGTTTCGGGGGGACGACTTTTTCCATCTGCGGCGATCGTCTGTTCAGCAAAACTTTTGAGGAACTGTTACTGGTGCCAGTGCATCCCCTGGGGCTGTTTCTGGGTAAGATGCTGGCCGGAGTGGTCCGGGGCCTGCTGACCGCCGCCTCGGTGCTCTTGGTGGCTATTCTGGCCACGGGCAAGCTCTGGAGTTTTCTGAATCCCCTGTTTCTGCTACTTCTGGTGCTCAACTGCGCTGTTTTTGCCGGATTGGGTGTGATTGTAGGGCTGAAGGTTAAGTCTTTAGAGAGTGTCGGGATCTTCAACAACTTCCTGATCGTGCCCATGTCGTTTCTCGGGGCTACCTTCTTTGACCCGGCTCAATTACCTCTGGGCTTGAAGCCGCTCGTCTATCTCCTGCCCCTCACCTACACCAGTATTGGTCTCAGAGCCGCTGCCTATCAGCCCCTGGCCCAGTTCCCCTGGTATAGCATTCCAGTCTTGCTGACGGTGG
- a CDS encoding DUF3172 domain-containing protein, with product MKRRSAKSAPSRSSAASPSALANPITFAVLGGVFVLGVGLGILFSSTASSGPENIASREAIDRAAPNAELCVQFGASAIAMDTRVFITLNPFNVYVSQPKMQPACVLRQNNWAVLEQRKLVNSEQVRDCKNRMNTFAFTGNLESNPQINCIYQNDAAQNLFLNQPGVGLPPPENNQF from the coding sequence ATGAAGCGTCGATCTGCCAAATCTGCTCCTTCCCGATCCTCTGCTGCTTCTCCTTCGGCTCTGGCGAATCCGATCACGTTTGCGGTCCTGGGAGGTGTCTTCGTTCTGGGGGTCGGCCTCGGGATTCTCTTCAGTTCCACAGCCAGTTCTGGGCCAGAAAACATTGCCAGCCGGGAAGCGATCGATCGGGCCGCTCCGAACGCAGAACTCTGTGTGCAGTTCGGAGCCAGCGCGATCGCCATGGATACGCGCGTCTTCATCACCCTGAACCCCTTCAATGTTTATGTTTCACAGCCCAAGATGCAGCCCGCCTGCGTCCTGCGCCAAAATAACTGGGCTGTCCTGGAACAGCGCAAGCTGGTTAACTCTGAACAGGTGCGCGATTGCAAAAATCGGATGAACACCTTTGCCTTTACGGGCAATCTGGAAAGCAATCCCCAGATTAACTGCATTTATCAGAATGATGCGGCCCAGAACCTGTTCCTGAATCAACCCGGCGTGGGGCTCCCCCCACCTGAGAACAATCAGTTTTAG
- a CDS encoding AMIN domain-containing protein, with the protein MQNRDVGIWLGVASLGSIVAFSLPAQAALLTNWKFDQATSRLEFTLSDQAKPQYFLMAQPVRIVLDLPATKLGDVPTKQNFSGPVRQIRLSQSKQGQTRIVIELAPDVVLAAEQVKLQKVGQRWVVQPLIVASAPVSRPALPVTGTSSPTPAGNTALPPPPPGLSPATTATGQNPAISVPSLPTNSAPPVAPPPGLPSIGTVPQNNLPSANGALPPPIFMGNPNPTVAVPPLGQSSGSLPPVQPNSTGMTVSVPPLNQPSNRPATATSVRIPVIEFGQPLPKTSPGTKSQSTLPPLEPGAILLQVETPVPKN; encoded by the coding sequence ATGCAGAACAGAGACGTGGGTATCTGGCTTGGCGTTGCCAGCTTGGGATCGATCGTGGCCTTCAGCCTCCCTGCTCAGGCTGCCCTTTTGACGAACTGGAAGTTTGATCAGGCAACCAGCCGTCTGGAATTCACCCTCAGTGATCAGGCCAAGCCCCAATACTTTCTGATGGCGCAACCGGTTCGGATTGTCCTGGACCTGCCTGCTACGAAACTGGGGGATGTGCCCACCAAACAGAACTTCTCCGGCCCGGTGCGCCAGATCCGCCTTTCCCAATCCAAGCAGGGGCAAACCCGGATTGTGATCGAACTGGCTCCCGATGTTGTGCTGGCTGCTGAACAGGTGAAACTCCAGAAAGTGGGGCAACGGTGGGTGGTACAACCTCTGATTGTGGCATCCGCCCCGGTCAGTCGGCCTGCCCTGCCCGTTACGGGGACTTCCTCCCCAACTCCGGCTGGGAACACAGCGTTGCCCCCTCCCCCTCCAGGCTTATCACCAGCGACGACTGCAACGGGCCAAAATCCTGCCATCAGCGTCCCCTCTTTGCCTACGAATAGTGCGCCCCCTGTAGCCCCTCCACCGGGGTTGCCCTCGATCGGAACTGTCCCGCAAAATAATCTGCCCTCCGCGAATGGAGCCTTGCCCCCGCCGATTTTCATGGGGAATCCAAATCCCACCGTCGCGGTGCCGCCTTTGGGGCAATCTTCGGGCAGTCTGCCTCCGGTTCAACCCAATTCAACCGGGATGACCGTGAGCGTGCCTCCCCTGAATCAGCCTTCCAATAGGCCCGCTACGGCCACATCGGTGCGAATTCCAGTGATTGAGTTTGGCCAACCGCTGCCCAAAACCAGCCCCGGCACTAAGTCTCAGAGTACTTTGCCGCCGCTAGAACCGGGGGCCATTCTGCTCCAGGTTGAGACGCCAGTGCCCAAGAACTAA